The Luteimonas sp. YGD11-2 genome has a window encoding:
- the glp gene encoding gephyrin-like molybdotransferase Glp, whose protein sequence is MSARDEFPTRVAYGEACRLIDAVAATYRLPVGRLPLARAHGHVVAEDVHAVLPQPPFDNAAMDGFAYRRADIALAADTGLLLVGDRFAGPVSQLAVAPGECVRITTGAPLPPGADSVVMKEDVSLVDGHVRIPRGETAGRYVRRAGEDCSVGDLLVAQGDVLTATRLTLCAAQGMTGVAVRRRPTVAVFTTGDELTEPGMPLEPGMIYNANRVQLMALLREAGLEPTAWPTLPDDPGQTYSALLHAGHAFDLVLTCGGVSAGEKDHLPRLLRERARIVFWKARLKPGMPVLLAEGGSLGNALFLCLPGNPVSVLATWLMLGRRLTDGLQGRVARPLRSARLSRDWDKQHERLEFLRGRLRDDGDGLLHVEPNPADASHRMRAAADSDALIVLDEGARHYPAGTPVGVIAY, encoded by the coding sequence ATGTCCGCGCGCGACGAGTTCCCGACCCGCGTGGCGTACGGCGAGGCCTGCCGGCTGATCGACGCGGTCGCGGCGACGTATCGCCTGCCCGTCGGGCGGCTGCCGCTGGCGCGCGCGCATGGTCACGTCGTCGCCGAAGACGTGCATGCGGTGCTGCCGCAGCCGCCATTCGACAACGCGGCGATGGACGGCTTCGCCTACCGGCGTGCGGACATCGCTCTCGCGGCCGATACGGGCCTGCTGCTGGTCGGCGACCGGTTCGCCGGGCCGGTGTCGCAGCTGGCGGTGGCGCCGGGCGAGTGCGTGCGCATCACCACCGGCGCTCCGCTGCCGCCCGGCGCCGACAGCGTGGTGATGAAGGAGGACGTGTCGCTGGTGGACGGCCACGTGCGGATTCCACGCGGCGAAACCGCGGGTCGCTACGTCCGCCGCGCCGGGGAGGACTGCAGCGTCGGTGACCTGCTGGTGGCCCAGGGTGACGTGCTGACCGCCACGCGCCTGACCCTGTGCGCCGCCCAGGGCATGACCGGCGTCGCGGTGCGCCGGCGCCCGACGGTTGCCGTCTTCACCACCGGTGACGAACTGACCGAGCCGGGCATGCCGCTCGAGCCGGGGATGATCTACAACGCCAATCGCGTGCAGCTGATGGCGCTGCTGCGCGAAGCCGGTCTCGAGCCGACCGCGTGGCCGACGCTGCCGGACGATCCCGGCCAGACGTACTCGGCGCTGTTGCATGCAGGCCACGCCTTCGATCTGGTGCTGACCTGCGGCGGCGTATCCGCCGGCGAGAAGGACCACCTGCCGCGCCTGCTGCGCGAGCGGGCGCGCATCGTGTTCTGGAAAGCGCGCCTGAAACCCGGCATGCCGGTGCTGCTGGCGGAAGGCGGGTCGCTCGGCAACGCGCTCTTCCTGTGCCTGCCGGGCAATCCGGTTTCGGTGCTGGCCACCTGGCTCATGCTGGGGCGTCGGCTTACCGACGGCCTGCAGGGCCGGGTGGCGCGCCCGCTGCGCAGTGCGCGGCTGTCGCGCGACTGGGACAAGCAGCACGAGCGCCTGGAGTTCCTGCGCGGCCGCCTGCGCGATGACGGCGACGGCCTGCTCCATGTCGAGCCGAACCCGGCCGATGCCTCGCACCGGATGCGCGCGGCGGCGGATTCCGACGCGCTGATCGTGCTCGACGAGGGCGCCCGGCACTACCCGGCGGGCACGCCGGTCGGCGTCATCGCGTATTGA
- a CDS encoding helix-turn-helix domain-containing protein: MTSAANPGHSDGHGDRLRDARQRAGLSVADVASRMRVPARVVESLESSDWSRLGAPVFIRGQIRSYARVLGVPADSLLPPEAQQPLEPSRLQPRTYTSPLQRYVEQAARKVVYVVITAAIAVPVWMVTRQHVDSGGQAVIALDVDPSSMGDGTGTPSPAATARTPQRPLVASMAPPVQRGAPALPATPQSLSLEFRGDSWVQVIGPDGREIEQALLRAGDSRSYEPGQVGRVVLGNAGGVEVRRNGEIQDLDGFKRANVARFEVSSDGSLTPVTE; encoded by the coding sequence ATGACATCTGCAGCGAATCCAGGCCACTCTGATGGCCACGGGGACCGCCTGCGGGACGCCCGCCAACGTGCCGGCCTGAGCGTGGCCGACGTCGCGTCAAGGATGCGTGTACCCGCACGGGTGGTGGAATCGCTCGAATCGTCCGACTGGAGCAGGCTGGGGGCGCCTGTCTTCATTCGTGGCCAGATCCGCAGCTATGCGCGCGTGCTCGGGGTGCCGGCCGACAGCCTGCTGCCGCCGGAGGCGCAGCAGCCGCTGGAGCCCTCGCGGCTGCAACCGCGCACCTATACCTCCCCGCTGCAGCGCTATGTCGAGCAGGCGGCGCGCAAGGTGGTGTACGTGGTGATCACCGCCGCGATCGCGGTGCCGGTGTGGATGGTCACCCGCCAGCACGTCGACAGCGGTGGCCAGGCCGTGATCGCGCTGGACGTCGATCCGTCGAGCATGGGCGACGGCACCGGTACGCCGTCGCCGGCGGCCACCGCACGCACGCCGCAGCGCCCACTGGTGGCGTCGATGGCACCTCCGGTGCAGCGCGGCGCGCCGGCCCTGCCGGCCACGCCGCAGTCGCTCTCGCTGGAGTTCCGCGGCGACAGCTGGGTGCAGGTGATCGGCCCGGATGGCCGCGAAATCGAGCAGGCGCTGTTGCGCGCCGGTGATTCCCGCAGTTACGAGCCCGGCCAGGTCGGCCGCGTGGTGCTCGGCAACGCGGGTGGCGTCGAGGTCCGCCGCAACGGCGAGATCCAGGATCTCGACGGATTCAAGCGGGCGAACGTGGCCCGCTTTGAGGTATCCTCCGACGGCTCGCTCACGCCGGTCACGGAGTGA
- a CDS encoding TetR family transcriptional regulator, giving the protein MSTQFSTKERILGAAEELFAQQGFGATSLRQVTSRADVNIAAVNYHFGSKENLVNEVFRRRMDEMSGHRLSMLEDARRDRPGELEAILAAFVEPALALAAGRNGGGAFIRVIARAYAEQNDGLRGFLSERYGHVQREFARAIAECVPGLAKAQLYWRLDFLGGALTYAMADFGLIRRPPGVDEDTHRRRAAAELICFAAAGFRS; this is encoded by the coding sequence ATGTCCACCCAGTTCTCGACCAAGGAACGCATCCTCGGCGCGGCGGAAGAACTCTTCGCCCAGCAAGGGTTTGGCGCGACCTCCCTCCGCCAGGTCACCAGCCGCGCCGACGTCAATATTGCGGCGGTGAACTACCACTTCGGGAGCAAGGAGAACCTCGTCAACGAGGTCTTCCGCCGCCGGATGGACGAGATGAGCGGCCATCGCCTGTCGATGCTCGAAGACGCGCGGCGCGACCGCCCCGGCGAGCTGGAGGCGATCCTTGCCGCATTCGTCGAACCAGCGTTGGCCCTGGCGGCCGGCCGCAACGGGGGTGGTGCGTTCATCCGGGTGATCGCCCGGGCATACGCCGAGCAGAACGATGGGCTGCGCGGCTTCCTGTCCGAGCGCTACGGGCATGTACAGCGCGAATTCGCCCGTGCGATTGCCGAGTGCGTGCCGGGACTGGCCAAGGCGCAGCTCTACTGGCGACTGGACTTCCTCGGCGGCGCGCTCACCTATGCCATGGCCGACTTCGGCCTGATCCGCCGCCCGCCCGGGGTGGACGAGGACACCCATCGACGCCGCGCCGCCGCGGAGCTGATCTGCTTCGCCGCCGCAGGTTTTCGCAGCTGA
- a CDS encoding tetratricopeptide repeat protein: MAIDDLPDEHEQGERVRTWLRENGFGILAGIVVAFALVGGWRWWQGNQHAKRVDAGMTYQRMVADLAGGDLADAQRQVAALQGGSYGVLAALDLARAQVEAGQHEAAIQTLQGADANDPALEPIRRQRLGLLLIDAGRAEEAVALLRDASDATGLETLGDAHAALDQDAEARTAYTRALAQTDVASPGRGLIEIKLAAAGGEPTPDEAS; encoded by the coding sequence ATGGCGATCGACGATCTTCCGGACGAACACGAACAGGGTGAACGCGTCCGTACCTGGCTGCGCGAAAACGGCTTCGGCATCCTCGCAGGCATCGTGGTGGCATTCGCGCTGGTGGGCGGCTGGCGCTGGTGGCAGGGCAACCAGCACGCCAAGCGCGTGGACGCCGGCATGACCTACCAGCGCATGGTCGCCGATCTGGCGGGTGGCGATCTCGCCGACGCCCAGCGCCAGGTCGCGGCATTGCAGGGCGGCAGTTACGGCGTGCTCGCCGCGCTGGACCTCGCACGTGCGCAGGTGGAGGCCGGGCAGCACGAGGCGGCCATCCAGACGCTGCAGGGCGCGGATGCGAACGACCCCGCACTCGAACCCATCCGCCGCCAGCGACTCGGCCTGTTGCTGATCGACGCCGGGCGCGCCGAAGAGGCTGTTGCCCTGCTGCGCGATGCAAGCGATGCCACCGGGCTGGAAACACTGGGCGATGCCCACGCCGCGCTCGACCAGGACGCCGAGGCCCGCACGGCGTATACGCGCGCCCTCGCGCAGACCGACGTCGCCTCTCCCGGCCGCGGCCTGATCGAAATCAAGCTCGCTGCCGCAGGCGGCGAACCGACCCCCGACGAGGCCTCTTGA
- the pilW gene encoding type IV pilus biogenesis/stability protein PilW, translated as MRPPEAVVRIFFLAAAVALVATGCSRLTFIKADASRGKTHQVAPDYSFRTTADDRRRTEAAAHVGRADRALVAGEFDAAVGHARDALRVDPKSADALTLLALVESRRGQAGAAGEYYRRAADAAPDNGLVLNNYGAWLCGNARAAEAMVYFDRAIADPRYGRVADALANSGACAEAGGQPGRVERDLRVALDLDPANSVALSAMAEYQYRSGRFLEARAFSERRLAAAPPTPGALLLASQIETSLGDMAAAERYRQRLETEFPRALSESSGESSQL; from the coding sequence ATGCGGCCGCCTGAGGCAGTCGTACGCATTTTCTTCCTTGCGGCCGCGGTCGCGCTTGTCGCCACCGGTTGCTCCCGCCTCACCTTCATCAAGGCCGATGCCAGCCGCGGCAAGACCCACCAGGTGGCACCCGACTACAGCTTCCGCACCACCGCCGACGACCGCCGTCGCACCGAGGCCGCCGCGCACGTGGGTCGCGCCGACCGCGCGCTGGTTGCAGGGGAGTTCGACGCCGCCGTGGGTCATGCGCGCGACGCCCTGCGGGTGGATCCGAAGTCCGCCGATGCGCTGACGCTGCTGGCGCTTGTGGAGTCTCGCAGGGGACAGGCCGGCGCCGCGGGGGAGTACTACCGCCGCGCCGCGGACGCGGCGCCCGACAACGGGCTGGTGCTCAACAACTACGGCGCGTGGCTGTGCGGGAACGCACGGGCCGCCGAGGCGATGGTGTATTTCGACCGCGCGATCGCGGACCCGCGTTATGGCCGGGTGGCCGACGCGCTGGCCAACTCCGGCGCCTGCGCGGAGGCCGGCGGGCAACCGGGCAGGGTGGAGCGCGACCTGCGGGTCGCCCTGGATCTGGACCCGGCCAACAGCGTGGCATTGTCAGCAATGGCCGAATACCAGTACCGTAGTGGCCGTTTTCTCGAAGCACGGGCGTTTTCCGAGCGCCGCCTCGCGGCAGCGCCTCCAACACCCGGTGCGCTTCTACTTGCGTCACAGATTGAAACAAGCCTCGGCGACATGGCCGCCGCCGAACGCTATCGTCAGCGCCTGGAAACGGAATTTCCGCGCGCGCTGTCCGAATCATCCGGGGAAAGCAGTCAGCTATGA
- the ndk gene encoding nucleoside-diphosphate kinase — protein sequence MALERTLSIIKPDAVAKNVIGEIYSRFEKAGLKVIASRMTQLSRKEAEGFYAVHRERPFFNALVEFMISGPVMIQVLEGEGAIARNRELMGATNPKEAAAGTIRADFADSIDANAVHGSDAAETAAVEIAYFFASTDVHAR from the coding sequence ATGGCGCTGGAGCGCACCCTGTCCATCATCAAGCCCGATGCCGTCGCCAAGAACGTCATCGGCGAGATCTACAGCCGTTTCGAGAAGGCCGGCCTCAAGGTCATCGCCTCGCGCATGACCCAGCTGTCGCGCAAGGAAGCCGAGGGCTTCTACGCCGTGCACCGCGAGCGCCCGTTCTTCAACGCGCTGGTGGAGTTCATGATCTCCGGCCCGGTGATGATCCAGGTGCTCGAGGGCGAGGGCGCGATCGCCAGGAACCGAGAGCTGATGGGCGCGACCAACCCGAAGGAAGCCGCAGCCGGCACGATCCGCGCCGACTTCGCCGACTCCATCGACGCCAACGCCGTGCACGGTTCGGATGCCGCGGAGACCGCGGCGGTCGAGATCGCCTACTTCTTCGCATCGACCGACGTCCACGCGCGTTGA
- the bamB gene encoding outer membrane protein assembly factor BamB: MKSAKRSAALRGAILLLGAVALSGCGTVRGWFSDDDDKPNTTDPAPLVEFTATATPTRIWTANAGKGEGRIGVRQAPTVGDGRVYAAAVRGGVRAIDLQSGSQVWHYPSDMRLSGGPGHGEGLVVVGGLDGEVIALDAATGAERWQAQVGNEVLAAPVIGQGTVIVRSNDGRVTAFDAATGARRWFWVRELPTLTVRGHGSALLGPGVVFVGNDDGTMVALSIADGRVLWEQLVGPPDGRTELERMADIDGTPVLDGTAVFATSYKRTTMAIDGPTGRPLWVSDRGGSGRVGLAPNLLAVSDPAGTVWGLDKRSGSAMWQQDGLARRDLGSAVVHGDYVVVGDYDGYLHWLQLDSGQFAARARAGRDALRGTPVVADGILVVQNVDGDLSAWRIGQ; the protein is encoded by the coding sequence ATGAAGTCTGCCAAGCGTTCTGCCGCGTTGCGTGGCGCGATCCTCCTTCTGGGCGCCGTTGCGCTGAGCGGCTGCGGCACCGTCCGCGGCTGGTTCAGCGACGACGACGACAAGCCCAACACCACCGATCCGGCGCCGCTGGTCGAGTTCACCGCCACTGCCACGCCCACCCGGATCTGGACCGCGAACGCGGGCAAGGGCGAGGGCCGCATCGGCGTGCGCCAGGCGCCCACAGTCGGCGATGGCCGCGTGTACGCCGCGGCCGTGCGCGGTGGCGTGCGCGCGATCGACCTGCAGAGCGGGTCGCAGGTGTGGCATTACCCGTCCGACATGCGGCTGTCCGGCGGCCCCGGACATGGCGAAGGCCTGGTCGTGGTGGGCGGGCTGGATGGCGAAGTCATCGCGCTGGACGCGGCCACCGGTGCCGAGCGCTGGCAGGCCCAGGTCGGCAACGAGGTGCTGGCCGCACCGGTGATCGGGCAGGGCACGGTGATCGTGCGCTCCAACGATGGCCGGGTGACCGCGTTCGACGCCGCCACCGGCGCGCGGCGCTGGTTCTGGGTGCGCGAGCTGCCGACGCTGACCGTGCGCGGCCACGGCTCCGCGCTGCTGGGCCCGGGTGTGGTGTTCGTCGGCAACGATGACGGCACCATGGTCGCACTGAGCATCGCCGACGGCCGGGTGCTGTGGGAGCAGCTGGTCGGCCCGCCCGACGGGCGCACGGAGCTCGAGCGCATGGCCGACATCGACGGCACGCCGGTGCTCGACGGCACCGCGGTCTTCGCCACCAGCTACAAGCGCACCACCATGGCCATCGACGGTCCGACCGGTCGCCCGCTGTGGGTGAGCGATCGCGGCGGCTCCGGCCGCGTCGGCCTGGCGCCGAACCTGCTGGCGGTGTCCGACCCGGCCGGTACGGTGTGGGGTCTCGACAAGCGCAGCGGATCGGCGATGTGGCAGCAGGACGGGCTCGCCCGTCGTGACCTCGGCTCCGCGGTGGTCCATGGCGACTACGTCGTGGTCGGCGATTACGACGGTTACCTGCACTGGCTGCAGCTCGACAGCGGGCAGTTCGCCGCCCGCGCCCGGGCCGGCCGTGATGCCCTGCGTGGCACACCGGTGGTGGCCGACGGGATCCTCGTGGTCCAGAACGTCGACGGCGACCTGAGCGCCTGGCGCATCGGGCAGTAA
- the der gene encoding ribosome biogenesis GTPase Der encodes MLPLVALVGRPNVGKSTLFNALTRTRDALVHDEPGVTRDRNYGICRLMPERPFVLVDTGGIGGEEEGLAGATARQSRAAAEEADLVLFVVDGREGPSSLDDELMQWLRRHSRPTLLVVNKTDGIDARQAIAEFSRYGFEDATAVSSAHRLGLDDLLDDVLERLPEEGSGEVLDQDPERVRIAFIGRPNVGKSTLVNRLLGEERMIASDVPGTTRDSIAVDMERDGRLYRLIDTAGIRRKGRVEEAVEKFSVIKTLQAIEECQVAVVMLDANEGVTDQDATVLGAVLDAGRALVVAVNKWDGLTSYQREQVEALLSRKLTFAPWAENVRISAVHGSGLRELFKAIHRAHLSATRELGTSEVTKALEAAYTANPPPTVRGHVPKLRFAHPGGTNPPTVVIHGSRLKTLPQSYHRYLENFFRKRFKLVGTPVRFVFKEGDNPYKDRKNELSDRQVAQRRRLMRHVKRK; translated from the coding sequence ATGCTGCCTCTCGTCGCCCTGGTCGGGCGCCCCAACGTCGGCAAGTCGACGCTGTTCAACGCGCTCACGCGGACCCGCGATGCGCTCGTGCACGACGAGCCGGGGGTCACCCGCGACCGCAACTACGGCATCTGCCGGCTGATGCCGGAGCGTCCGTTCGTGCTGGTCGACACCGGCGGTATCGGTGGCGAGGAGGAAGGCCTTGCCGGCGCCACCGCGCGGCAGTCACGTGCCGCGGCCGAGGAAGCCGACCTGGTGCTGTTCGTGGTCGATGGCCGCGAAGGCCCGTCGTCGCTCGACGACGAACTGATGCAGTGGCTGCGCCGGCATTCGCGGCCGACCCTGCTGGTGGTCAACAAGACCGACGGCATCGATGCGCGCCAGGCCATCGCCGAGTTCTCGCGCTACGGCTTCGAAGACGCCACCGCGGTGTCGTCCGCGCACCGGCTCGGCCTGGACGACCTGCTCGACGACGTGCTCGAGCGCTTGCCGGAGGAGGGTAGCGGCGAGGTCCTGGACCAGGATCCGGAGCGCGTGCGCATCGCCTTCATCGGCCGTCCGAACGTCGGCAAGTCGACCCTGGTCAACCGCCTGCTGGGCGAGGAGCGGATGATCGCTTCCGACGTGCCCGGCACCACCCGCGACTCGATCGCCGTGGACATGGAACGCGACGGCCGCCTGTACCGGCTGATCGATACCGCCGGCATCCGCCGCAAGGGCCGGGTCGAGGAGGCGGTCGAGAAGTTCTCGGTGATCAAGACGCTGCAGGCGATCGAGGAATGCCAGGTCGCGGTGGTGATGCTCGACGCCAACGAAGGTGTCACCGACCAGGACGCCACCGTGCTGGGTGCGGTGCTCGATGCCGGCCGTGCGCTGGTGGTCGCCGTCAACAAATGGGACGGCCTGACCAGCTACCAGCGCGAGCAGGTGGAAGCGCTGCTGTCGCGCAAGCTGACCTTCGCGCCCTGGGCCGAAAACGTGCGCATCAGCGCGGTACACGGCTCCGGGTTGCGTGAACTGTTCAAGGCGATCCACCGCGCGCACCTGTCGGCCACGCGCGAACTCGGCACCTCCGAGGTCACCAAGGCGCTGGAGGCGGCCTATACCGCGAACCCGCCCCCCACCGTGCGTGGCCACGTGCCGAAGCTGCGCTTCGCGCACCCCGGCGGCACCAATCCGCCGACCGTGGTGATCCACGGCAGCCGCCTGAAAACACTGCCGCAGAGCTACCACCGTTACCTGGAAAACTTCTTCCGCAAGCGCTTCAAGCTGGTGGGTACGCCGGTGCGGTTCGTGTTCAAGGAAGGCGACAACCCCTACAAGGACCGCAAGAACGAACTGAGCGATCGCCAGGTCGCCCAGCGCCGGCGCCTGATGCGCCACGTCAAGCGGAAGTGA
- the rlmN gene encoding 23S rRNA (adenine(2503)-C(2))-methyltransferase RlmN — protein MTDSATRQNLLELDREGLELFFVETLGEKRFRAHQVMKWIHHRHVTTFEEMTDLGKALRTKLETHSEIRVPAIQFDKPSVDGTHKWLVGMDGSNAIETVFIPDKGRGTLCVSSQVGCALNCQFCSTATQGFNRNLSTAEIIGQVWIAARHLGNVPHRQRKLTNVVMMGMGEPLMNFDNVVRAMSVMRDDLGYGLANKRVTLSTAGLVPMIDRLGEVSDVSLAVSLHAPNDELRTRLVPLNKKYPIAELMDACVRYALRRKGESVTFEYTLMKGVNDQPEHARELVALLRAFDRAVQMKDAAKINLIPFNPFPGTRYARPDDEVIRAFQKQLNNAGMIAPVRRTRGDDIDAACGQLKGQVADRTRRQAEFRKQLEAQGNADAAA, from the coding sequence GTGACCGACTCCGCCACCAGGCAGAACCTCCTCGAGCTCGACCGCGAAGGGCTCGAGCTCTTCTTCGTCGAGACCCTCGGCGAGAAGCGCTTCCGTGCGCATCAGGTCATGAAGTGGATCCACCACCGGCACGTGACCACGTTCGAGGAGATGACCGACCTCGGCAAGGCGCTGCGCACCAAGCTCGAGACGCATTCCGAGATCCGCGTACCGGCGATCCAGTTCGACAAGCCGTCGGTCGATGGCACCCACAAGTGGCTGGTCGGCATGGATGGCAGCAATGCCATCGAGACGGTGTTCATTCCCGACAAGGGCCGCGGCACGCTGTGCGTCTCCTCGCAGGTGGGCTGCGCGCTGAACTGCCAGTTCTGTTCCACGGCCACCCAGGGCTTCAATCGCAACCTGTCGACGGCGGAGATCATCGGCCAGGTGTGGATCGCGGCGCGCCATCTCGGCAACGTGCCGCACAGGCAGCGCAAGCTCACCAACGTCGTGATGATGGGGATGGGCGAGCCGCTGATGAATTTCGACAACGTCGTACGCGCGATGAGCGTGATGCGCGACGACCTCGGCTATGGCCTGGCCAACAAGCGGGTGACGCTGTCCACCGCCGGCCTGGTGCCGATGATCGACCGGCTCGGCGAGGTGAGCGACGTCTCGCTCGCGGTGTCCTTGCACGCGCCCAACGACGAACTGCGCACCCGGCTGGTTCCGCTCAACAAGAAATATCCGATCGCCGAACTGATGGATGCCTGCGTGCGCTACGCGCTGCGCAGGAAGGGTGAGTCGGTCACCTTCGAATACACGCTGATGAAGGGCGTCAACGACCAGCCCGAGCACGCGCGCGAACTGGTGGCGCTGCTGCGCGCGTTCGATCGCGCGGTGCAGATGAAGGACGCGGCGAAGATCAACCTGATCCCGTTCAATCCGTTCCCGGGCACGCGTTACGCGCGGCCGGACGACGAGGTGATCCGCGCGTTCCAGAAGCAGCTCAACAACGCCGGCATGATCGCGCCGGTGCGCCGCACCCGTGGCGACGACATCGATGCCGCGTGTGGCCAGCTCAAGGGCCAGGTCGCGGACCGCACCCGCCGCCAGGCCGAATTCAGGAAGCAGCTGGAAGCACAGGGAAATGCCGATGCGGCCGCCTGA